CAGGGCTTTGTGGCTTCGTCGAAGTTCGGATCGCAGACGGACTTCTGGAAGTTGGATGGAACGAACTCGACGTACTACCAGTTCGGCAAGCTGAAGTATGTGTTTGCGCGTGAGACACGGATTGGGTACGAGCAGGCGACGGGGAAAAATCCCAACGTAGGGAACGAAGCGTGCGCTGGAGTTTTGCTGACGACGAATCCTAGCTGCAATTCGATTCCGCTGCCCGAGCGGTTGTATGCCGGCGGTGCGAATTCGCATCGCGGATTTCCGATCAATGGCGCGGGCCCCCGGGACTTGCAGACCGGCTTTCCTGTAGGCGGGTCAGCGGCGTTCGTGAATACGCTTGAACTGAGGCTGCCCCCGCAGACATTGCCGTTGGTGGGCAATAGCGTGAATTTCGTGATCTTTCACGATATGGGCAATGTATTTCAGAATGCGAACGAGATGTTTCCTAGTTTTACGCGGTTCCATCAACCGGACAAGCAGACTTGCGCGAATGTTTCGGGGTCGATCGGAACCTGCAATTTCAATTATTTTTCACACGCGGTTGGTCTGGGCGCGCGCTACAGGACGCCGGTTGGGCCGATTCGTGTGGACTTCAGCTATAACCTTAATCCGCCGGTGTATCCGATTATTTACGACTTCAACAACAGCCCTCCGCATGAGGGGCAGGCTTCGCACTTCAACTTTTTCTTCAGCATCGGAGAGAGCTTCTAGATGCGTTGGATGACGCACAATACGATTAAGCGATTGTCGCTGGCTGCGTTTGCAATGACGCTTGTGTGGAGCAGCGGGCAGGGTTTGGCTTCCTTGCAATCGCCTGCCGGACAGACGACGACACCACCGGCCGGGGCTGCGAGTTCCGCGCCTGTCACTACGCCTGGTTCGGTTGCCCAGCAGGGTGTGGTGCTGGATCGAGTGGTCGCGGTAGTGAACGGAGATGTGATTCTGGAGAGCGATGTCGATGAAGAACGGCGGTTTGAGGACATTCAACCTTATCGAAGGACTGCAGGGGACCGTTCGAGGGAGAGGACGATCGAACGATTGATCGATCGCGATTTAATCCTGCAGCAGGCGGAACTGGAGCCGGAAGATGCAATCTCCAGTAAGGCGTTGGATGACCAGTTGACGATGCTGCGGAAGGATATTCCCGACTGCAAGGAGTATCACTGCGAGTCGGACGAGGGTTGGAAGAAATATCTCGGCGACCATGGATTTACGGTGGAGGAGTTCCGCGAGCGGTGGCGGCTGAGGATGGAACTGCTGAGGTTTATTGAGGTGCGGTTTCGCAATGGAATCAAGATTTCGGACTCTGAGATTAAGGACTTTTACGAGAAGAGGATGGCGCCGGAGTATGCGAAGCGAAATGTGCCCGCGCCACAGCTGGATACGATCTCGAAGAGGATTGAAGAGGTGCTGCTGCAGCAGCAGGTAGGAGCACTGTTGGTGGATTGGCTGAAGTCGCTGCGGGTGCAGGGCAGCGTGAAGATTATGAATCCAGGTGAGGTGGCTCCATGAGCGACCTGGAGAAAAAACTGAGTGAGAAGAAGGAGGAGCTCGAGGCGAAGGTTGCCGGTGAGATTGCGAAGGTGAAGAGGTCTCTGGCGAAGCGGATGATGATCTGGATCGGCTGGACCGTGGCGGCGTTGCTGGTGCTGGTGGTGGTGCTGTTCGGGGCGTTCGCGTGGTATTCGAAGACGAACGACTTCAATCGGCGGGTTGGGAAGGAGGTTGTAAAGGTTCTGGAGGACGCGACGGGCGGAAGAGTGGAGCTGGCGAAGATCAGCTTCGATCTTTGGCATCTTGTCGTAGAGGCCGACGGACTGGTGATACATGGGCTTGAGGGGCCGGGAGAGGCTCCCTATATCGCGGTGGATAGAGTTCTGCTTCGCGTAGAGATCTTTGACTTCTTCACGCATGTAACGGGCAGCGGGATTTCGTCGCATATTCGTTTGAACTACCTGGACGTGGAGCATCCTCAGTTCCATTTGATCGTTGATAAAGATGGCAAGACGAACCAACCGGTGCCGAAGCATCCTAATACGAGTAAGACATCGGTTACGGATACGCTGCTTGATCTGAAGGCGCAGGAGGTGGTGCTGTCCAACGGTGTGGCGTTGATTAATAATCGGGCGATTCCGTTCGATCTTGCTGCCCGAGATCTGGATGCGGAGGTGCATTATCTTGCTGCGACGGATCGGTATGGCGCGACGGTAGACCTGAAGGATCTTCGAACGAAGATGGGGAAGCAGGTGGAGGCGCAGTCGGCGTTGAGCCTGGCAGTGGAGTTGGGAAGAGACGCGATGGAGTTGCAGCGGCTGAAGTTCACCACAGGCAAGAGTTCCGAGCTGGACGCAACTGGGAGCTTCAAGAACTTTGCTAAACCACAGTGGCAGGCGACGGTGAAGGGAACGGTCGAAATAAAGCAGATTTCGGTGCTGGCCGATGTGGATGGTCTGAATGCGGGCACGGTGGATCTAGATTTGAATGGGCATAACTGCACGACGTCCCCCTCGGTAGCGCAGAAGCATCCGCCGTTCTGGCGCCGGAGCCATCCCGCGGAGACGACTAAGCCGCCGCGGCCGTTGCCGCCTGATCCAGATTGTGTGGCTGGATATCTTTTGGTGGGGACGGCGAAGATTCACAAAGCAGCTTATCGGGATCAGAATGTGCGACTACATGATATCGATGGCGGTGGGACGTTGCATGTGACGCCTACGGAGTTATTGTTGACTGCGTTGACGGGATATCTGCCTGGCGGAGGCGGCGCGGCGGGTGAGCTGCGGATTGCGAACTGGCTTGGGGAGGTACCGCCTCAGGATGTTGCGGTGAGTTCGTCTTCGACCAAAGCTGCGATTACGACGGCGAATACGACTGCAAAGACGATCGGGGCGAAGGCTCCGATTTCGGAGACGGCGAAGGTGCCCCCGGTGCAGGTCGCGCACGCGTATTTGACTGCGATAGTTACGAAGATTCCGCTGCGAACGATTATGGACGTGACGGCCCCGGAGGACTATGGCGATCTGGGGTTTGATACGGCTGTGAGCGGGCCGGTGAAGGTCGAGTGGGGCGGCCCAGCGAAGAATATCTCCGATACGGTGGAGGTAGAGGGAAATTTGACGTTTGCTCCGACGGGGGTTAGACGGCGTGGGGCGTTGAACGATGTTCCGGTGACGGGGCAAACTGTGGCTCACTACACGGGCCGTAACGAGACGGTGCTGATTCAGCGGATTTCGTTGCAGATGCCCCAGACAAACTTTGAGGCGTCTGGGATTTTGGGAGTGAATGAGGGTGATCCGCTGACGGACCTGCGTGTGGATATGACGGTGCGGGATCTATCAGAGTACAACCAACTGCTGACGACGCTGGATCTGGAAGGAAATGGAAAGAAGGGCACCGCGGCAATTCCTGTTGTGTTGCATGGCGCGATGCAGTTCAACGGAACAGCGAAAGGGAAGATTGCGGATCTTGATATGAAGGGGCATCTACAGGCGACGAATGCGGAGTTCGCGCTGGGAACGACTGATGTGTTGATCGATTCGCTTGTGACGGATGCGGAGTATTCGCCGAACACTGGAGTTGTGGTAGCGAGTTCGACGATCAAACGTGGGACTGCGGTGCTGAATGCGGAGGGCAAGATTGCGCCGCGGAAGGTTGTGTCACGATTCGGCAAGACGACTTATTTGTGGGACGACGGGATGGCTCTGGACGCGAAGGTGCAGCTGGCCAATGCGCAGGTGGTCGATGTATTGCAGATCGCGGGGCAGCAGGAGAAGGTCTCGCTGACAGGAACGGTGGCGCTGAACGGGCATGCGGTGGGGACGCTGAGGAGTTTGAGTGGAGGCGGTCATCTTTCGTTGATGAACGGTGTGGCCTACGGGGAGCCGTACGAGTCGGCGGTGGCGGATTTGACGGTGCAGGGGAAGGATGTGGAGGCGACCAATGTCGTGCTGCGGCTGCACGGGATGCAGATTGCGGGTAACGGTGGGTATGACATGAGCACGGATCGCCTGCATGGGCATATAGAAGGGCATGACATTCAGCTGTCGAAGTTTGAGACGGTGAAGAAGACGAAGAACGATGTCGATGGGACGGTGAACCTGGTTGCGGATGCGAATGGGACGCTGACGCAGCCCGGGTTGAAGGCGAATGTCACTTTGAACGCGGTGTCTTATCGCGGGCAGATGATTGGCGAGGCGACGGTGGAGGCGCATAGCCAGGGAGAGGTGATGTACTTCACCGCGAACTCGACGCTGGTGGGAGCGAAGCTGAATGCTTCGGGACAGACGCGGTTGACGGGCGAGTATCAGACCGAGGCGAAGATGACGGTGGCGGGTCTGGATATTGGCAAGCCGCTGGAGATGTTTGGACCGGGGACCATGAAGGCGCAGTCGATGATCAACGGCAGTGCGACTGTGAGCGGGCCACTCAAGACACCGAAGACGCTGCGAGGCGAGGCTGAGTTCAGCCAGGTAGATGTGAAGCTGCAGGGGGTGGAACTGAAGGCTGCTGAACCCTTGCGGGTTGGACTGCGCGATGGTTTGGCTACGCTCGAGCAGGTTCACATCACCGGGCAGGATACGGATATGCGCGCGAGTGGGACGGCACAGTTATTTGGCGCGACGGATCCGAAGGGAGGCAAGCTGGATGTGAAAGCGACCGGCAGTGTGAGCATGACGCTGCTGCACACCTTCGACTCGGATGTTATTTCGACTGGCAAGGTGGAGTTCACCGTGGGCGCCGGCGGATATGTGATGAATCCGGAGCTGACGGGGAGAGTACAGTTCGACAAAGTGAATGTTGCGATCGATGGCGTGCCGAATGGGTTGAGCAATATGAATGGCACGCTGGTGTTCAACGACGACCGGCTGCAGGTGCAGAGCCTGACTGCTACGACCGGCGGAGGAACACTGAAGATCGGCGGGTTCATCCGCTACAAGAATGGGTTGTATGCGGACCTGTCGGCGACGGGCGATGTGGTGCGGGTGCGGCTGTATGGGTTAAGTGCGACGGCGAATGCGAACTTGAAGTTGCAGGGCGGTCCGGAGAGCTCGCTGTTGAGCGGAACGATCCTGATTACACGATTCGGCGTGGGGGCTGATGTGGATTTCGCAGCGTTTGGTTCTGCAGGAGGGGTAAGCCCGCCTCCCGATCCGAATGCGCCTTCGAACAAGATTCGTTTAGATGTGCATGTGACGAGTGCGCCGCAGCTTGATTTTCAAAACTCGTATGCAAAGCTGGCGGGGACCGTTGATTTGCAGATTCGTGGGACGGCTGCGGTGCCTTCTTTGCTGGGGCGGATCGAGATCAATGAAGGAAGCGCGACGTTTGCGGGGACGAAGTATCTACTGCAGCGCGGGGACATTTACTTTACGAATCCAGTGCGTATTGATCCGATCATCGACCTGGATGCGACGGCGCAGGTGGAGAACTACGACATTACGATTGGGCTGCACGGGACTTCGACGAATTTGAAGCCGACGTATCGGTCGGAGCCGCCACTGAGCGAGTCGGATGTGTTTGCCCTGCTGGCGCTGGGACGGACGCAGGAGGAGGCGCAGCTATACCAGGAGCGGCAG
This Tunturibacter gelidoferens DNA region includes the following protein-coding sequences:
- a CDS encoding peptidylprolyl isomerase, with product MRWMTHNTIKRLSLAAFAMTLVWSSGQGLASLQSPAGQTTTPPAGAASSAPVTTPGSVAQQGVVLDRVVAVVNGDVILESDVDEERRFEDIQPYRRTAGDRSRERTIERLIDRDLILQQAELEPEDAISSKALDDQLTMLRKDIPDCKEYHCESDEGWKKYLGDHGFTVEEFRERWRLRMELLRFIEVRFRNGIKISDSEIKDFYEKRMAPEYAKRNVPAPQLDTISKRIEEVLLQQQVGALLVDWLKSLRVQGSVKIMNPGEVAP
- a CDS encoding translocation/assembly module TamB domain-containing protein, translating into MSDLEKKLSEKKEELEAKVAGEIAKVKRSLAKRMMIWIGWTVAALLVLVVVLFGAFAWYSKTNDFNRRVGKEVVKVLEDATGGRVELAKISFDLWHLVVEADGLVIHGLEGPGEAPYIAVDRVLLRVEIFDFFTHVTGSGISSHIRLNYLDVEHPQFHLIVDKDGKTNQPVPKHPNTSKTSVTDTLLDLKAQEVVLSNGVALINNRAIPFDLAARDLDAEVHYLAATDRYGATVDLKDLRTKMGKQVEAQSALSLAVELGRDAMELQRLKFTTGKSSELDATGSFKNFAKPQWQATVKGTVEIKQISVLADVDGLNAGTVDLDLNGHNCTTSPSVAQKHPPFWRRSHPAETTKPPRPLPPDPDCVAGYLLVGTAKIHKAAYRDQNVRLHDIDGGGTLHVTPTELLLTALTGYLPGGGGAAGELRIANWLGEVPPQDVAVSSSSTKAAITTANTTAKTIGAKAPISETAKVPPVQVAHAYLTAIVTKIPLRTIMDVTAPEDYGDLGFDTAVSGPVKVEWGGPAKNISDTVEVEGNLTFAPTGVRRRGALNDVPVTGQTVAHYTGRNETVLIQRISLQMPQTNFEASGILGVNEGDPLTDLRVDMTVRDLSEYNQLLTTLDLEGNGKKGTAAIPVVLHGAMQFNGTAKGKIADLDMKGHLQATNAEFALGTTDVLIDSLVTDAEYSPNTGVVVASSTIKRGTAVLNAEGKIAPRKVVSRFGKTTYLWDDGMALDAKVQLANAQVVDVLQIAGQQEKVSLTGTVALNGHAVGTLRSLSGGGHLSLMNGVAYGEPYESAVADLTVQGKDVEATNVVLRLHGMQIAGNGGYDMSTDRLHGHIEGHDIQLSKFETVKKTKNDVDGTVNLVADANGTLTQPGLKANVTLNAVSYRGQMIGEATVEAHSQGEVMYFTANSTLVGAKLNASGQTRLTGEYQTEAKMTVAGLDIGKPLEMFGPGTMKAQSMINGSATVSGPLKTPKTLRGEAEFSQVDVKLQGVELKAAEPLRVGLRDGLATLEQVHITGQDTDMRASGTAQLFGATDPKGGKLDVKATGSVSMTLLHTFDSDVISTGKVEFTVGAGGYVMNPELTGRVQFDKVNVAIDGVPNGLSNMNGTLVFNDDRLQVQSLTATTGGGTLKIGGFIRYKNGLYADLSATGDVVRVRLYGLSATANANLKLQGGPESSLLSGTILITRFGVGADVDFAAFGSAGGVSPPPDPNAPSNKIRLDVHVTSAPQLDFQNSYAKLAGTVDLQIRGTAAVPSLLGRIEINEGSATFAGTKYLLQRGDIYFTNPVRIDPIIDLDATAQVENYDITIGLHGTSTNLKPTYRSEPPLSESDVFALLALGRTQEEAQLYQERQVQQGTDPTTSALLGGALNATVSNRVEKLFGVGSVKIDPAFVGTLGGSSARITVQQQLSRQITATFATNVNTSAQQLIQVQYDLNHDNSIVVARDESGVFSIVYKLRRRYR